One segment of Fuscovulum ytuae DNA contains the following:
- a CDS encoding helix-turn-helix transcriptional regulator, whose amino-acid sequence MKPSAWAPLAGAVVGVLETSDLPSVLTAFLRQTVPYSYTVIFGYRGTARPIDLHDDFPMAKRKIFVTDYQAGPYLLDPFYLASLRGVEPGLYRLRDLAPDRFYQGEYYRSYYAQTGLAEEIAYFVDLPEQSTLVLSLMRTERPFSQREFKALEAVFPFVASVVRRQWKTLCHQFGKGGEVSGMPRPQRDIVDDLGSFGAGVLTAREREVAAFTLKGHSAESTGQILGISPGTVRIHRRNIYAKLRINSQGELFSRFLRTLSDGP is encoded by the coding sequence ATGAAGCCGTCGGCCTGGGCACCTTTGGCGGGCGCGGTGGTGGGGGTGCTGGAGACGTCGGACCTTCCTTCGGTCTTGACCGCCTTTCTGCGCCAGACTGTGCCCTACAGCTATACCGTGATCTTTGGCTATCGCGGGACTGCGCGGCCGATTGACCTGCACGACGATTTTCCAATGGCAAAGCGGAAGATCTTTGTCACCGACTATCAGGCGGGCCCCTATCTTCTTGATCCCTTTTATCTGGCCTCATTGCGGGGCGTGGAGCCGGGCCTGTACCGCCTGCGCGATCTGGCACCGGATCGGTTTTATCAGGGCGAGTATTATCGCAGCTATTATGCCCAGACGGGCCTTGCCGAAGAGATCGCCTATTTCGTCGATCTGCCGGAGCAATCGACGCTTGTCTTGTCCTTGATGCGAACGGAACGCCCCTTTTCGCAGCGGGAGTTCAAGGCGTTGGAGGCTGTCTTTCCTTTTGTAGCGTCGGTCGTCCGTCGGCAATGGAAGACCCTTTGCCATCAGTTCGGTAAGGGTGGAGAGGTTTCGGGGATGCCGAGGCCCCAGCGGGATATCGTGGATGATCTTGGCAGCTTTGGTGCAGGCGTCCTGACCGCCCGTGAACGTGAGGTCGCTGCCTTCACGCTGAAAGGACATTCCGCTGAATCAACTGGGCAGATCCTTGGGATTTCGCCCGGAACCGTCAGGATTCATCGGCGCAACATCTATGCCAAGCTGCGGATCAATTCGCAGGGCGAGCTTTTCTCTCGCTTTCTACGGACGCTTTCGGATGGACCCTGA